Proteins encoded by one window of Polyodon spathula isolate WHYD16114869_AA chromosome 16, ASM1765450v1, whole genome shotgun sequence:
- the LOC121329134 gene encoding leucine-rich repeat and transmembrane domain-containing protein 1-like isoform X1: MCLKQSYRRALPTAGFNTGMKNAGELILALIGILLIHQACGCPKECTCNLKTKTVDCRGQGLTDIPARLQPDTQELYLQNNQIHAVHPWAFKETSSLQVLDLSNNSISILSTSSFQGLHSLLVLNLANNSIRDIDSKLFSPTNSLSELNLSFNSIASLPGNLADDFKNLTRLSVRHNGLQRLERTLLEPLSKLQALFLHSNPWTCDCQVIGLKLWLERFLFKGGIIDEIRCLQPEDLEGTDLRKVPYEMFQTCPSTNYNYPFSNIQHTDPEPKSSHSHTHDQQAEESVPDCDPKQRPRPVSLRHAIATVVITAVVCGIVSLMMLAAAVYGCAYAAVMAKYHRDRKKVDHLAATTEQGCPEEKEPLDRSLV; encoded by the exons GTGAACTCATTTTGGCCCTGATTGGCATATTGTTGATACACCAGGCCTGTGGATGCCCGAAAGAGTGCACGTGCAAcctaaaaactaaaacagtagACTGCAGGGGGCAAGGACTTACCGATATCCCAGCCAGGCTGCAGCCTGACACTCAGGAACTGTACCTACAGAACAACCAGATCCATGCTGTCCACCCCTGGGCCTTCAAGGAGACATCCTCGCTGCAGGTTTTGGACTTGTCAAACAACAGCATTTCCATCTTATCCACAAGCTCTTTTCAAGGACTGCACAGCCTGCTGGTTCTGAATCTTGCAAACAACTCTATCAGGGATATTGACAGCAAACTGTTCAGCCCCACGAACAGTCTCTCCGAACTGAATTTGTCCTTTAACAGTATAGCAAGCCTGCCTGGGAACCTGGCGGACGACTTCAAAAACCTCACAAGGCTTTCAGTCCGTCACAACGGGCTGCAGAGGCTGGAGAGAACGCTACTGGAGCCCCTCTCCAAACTGCAGGCCTTGTTTTTACACAGCAATCCCTGGACATGTGACTGTCAGGTAATTGGACTCAAGCTCTGGCTGGAGAGGTTCCTGTTCAAAG ggggAATAATTGACGAAATCCGTTGCCTGCAGCCTGAAGATCTGGAGGGGACAGACCTTCGCAAAGTCCCCTATGAAATGTTCCAGACCTGCCCCTCTACAAACTACAACTACCCGTTCTCCAACATCCAACACACGGACCCCGAGCCCAAGAGTTCCCACTCTCACACGCACGACCAGCAGGCCGAAGAGAGTGTCCCGGATTGTGACCCGAAACAGCGTCCGCGGCCAGTCAGTCTCCGCCATGCCATCGCTACGGTCGTGATAACTGCTGTGGTCTGTGGAATCGTAAGCCTGATGATGCTGGCTGCTGCTGTGTATGGATGTGCTTACGCAGCGGTTATGGCGAAATATCACAGAGATCGCAAGAAAGTGGACCATTTGGCAGCAACTACTGAGCAGGGGTGCCCAGAGGAAAAGGAACCATTGGATCGGTCTCTTGTATAA
- the LOC121329134 gene encoding leucine-rich repeat and transmembrane domain-containing protein 1-like isoform X2 has translation MTGELILALIGILLIHQACGCPKECTCNLKTKTVDCRGQGLTDIPARLQPDTQELYLQNNQIHAVHPWAFKETSSLQVLDLSNNSISILSTSSFQGLHSLLVLNLANNSIRDIDSKLFSPTNSLSELNLSFNSIASLPGNLADDFKNLTRLSVRHNGLQRLERTLLEPLSKLQALFLHSNPWTCDCQVIGLKLWLERFLFKGGIIDEIRCLQPEDLEGTDLRKVPYEMFQTCPSTNYNYPFSNIQHTDPEPKSSHSHTHDQQAEESVPDCDPKQRPRPVSLRHAIATVVITAVVCGIVSLMMLAAAVYGCAYAAVMAKYHRDRKKVDHLAATTEQGCPEEKEPLDRSLV, from the exons GTGAACTCATTTTGGCCCTGATTGGCATATTGTTGATACACCAGGCCTGTGGATGCCCGAAAGAGTGCACGTGCAAcctaaaaactaaaacagtagACTGCAGGGGGCAAGGACTTACCGATATCCCAGCCAGGCTGCAGCCTGACACTCAGGAACTGTACCTACAGAACAACCAGATCCATGCTGTCCACCCCTGGGCCTTCAAGGAGACATCCTCGCTGCAGGTTTTGGACTTGTCAAACAACAGCATTTCCATCTTATCCACAAGCTCTTTTCAAGGACTGCACAGCCTGCTGGTTCTGAATCTTGCAAACAACTCTATCAGGGATATTGACAGCAAACTGTTCAGCCCCACGAACAGTCTCTCCGAACTGAATTTGTCCTTTAACAGTATAGCAAGCCTGCCTGGGAACCTGGCGGACGACTTCAAAAACCTCACAAGGCTTTCAGTCCGTCACAACGGGCTGCAGAGGCTGGAGAGAACGCTACTGGAGCCCCTCTCCAAACTGCAGGCCTTGTTTTTACACAGCAATCCCTGGACATGTGACTGTCAGGTAATTGGACTCAAGCTCTGGCTGGAGAGGTTCCTGTTCAAAG ggggAATAATTGACGAAATCCGTTGCCTGCAGCCTGAAGATCTGGAGGGGACAGACCTTCGCAAAGTCCCCTATGAAATGTTCCAGACCTGCCCCTCTACAAACTACAACTACCCGTTCTCCAACATCCAACACACGGACCCCGAGCCCAAGAGTTCCCACTCTCACACGCACGACCAGCAGGCCGAAGAGAGTGTCCCGGATTGTGACCCGAAACAGCGTCCGCGGCCAGTCAGTCTCCGCCATGCCATCGCTACGGTCGTGATAACTGCTGTGGTCTGTGGAATCGTAAGCCTGATGATGCTGGCTGCTGCTGTGTATGGATGTGCTTACGCAGCGGTTATGGCGAAATATCACAGAGATCGCAAGAAAGTGGACCATTTGGCAGCAACTACTGAGCAGGGGTGCCCAGAGGAAAAGGAACCATTGGATCGGTCTCTTGTATAA